CACCATAAGCCAGTGCCAGCAGCATAGTTGCATAACCTGTTTGCTTCGCAGGGAGAACGTTGTAGCCGAGTTCTTTCAGGCCTGCAATGGCTATTTCGCCACGAAAATGTTCTTCAGGCAGCGATGAAAATATTGGTGTAATACTGATGTCATTGCCAGGAAGCAGTTGTGGGGCTTCATCGCTGGCAGCGCTGGTTATCTGACTAAATGCCGTTAATACCCAGATACCTATAAGTGCTTTAGCGATTTTTAACATGACAACGTACCTCCTGACGCACGTACTGCTACTACCGTGTTCTGTTAAGTGCAGGGGAATGACAGAGTTTAAAATTAGCCCGGGTGTAAACCCTTTGAAAACGCTCTGTTTGAAACATTACCTCCATGTGTTCGTGAGTACGCTGCATATAAGTTCGGCTAGCCTAGCATATATGGGTTCGTGTCTGGGATGAATTTCGGGTGAATGTTGGCATTTTGGGGCTTGTTTTCAGCCTTAACTCTTACTTAACCCCAGGTGTTTTATGCTTAGTTTTTTATGGCTAAGTGCAGGAGAAATAAAGGTGAAACAACAAGCTAAATTAGTAGGGTTGGGAACAGTTGGCCTGGTAGCAGGCATTTGGGCGGGTGCTGGTGTTGCTGCTGAAAGCGAGCCGGAACTGAATATCAGTCTGGGGCTGGGTATTGGGTCTGGTGAGTCGATTTATCAGGGAATTGATGATGAGACCGATGTGCTGCCTCTGTTTGATATTGAATACGGAAATTTTTATATCTCAGGCCTTGAAGCGGGTTATACCTTTTATGAAACAGAGACGCTGAGTTTGTATGCAGCTGTTGCCGGTGATGATCTGGACGGTGAACGCACTGACAGTAAACAGTTACGTGATATGGGTGACGTAGACAGTGGTACTAACCTGGTGCTTGGCGCTGAAATGTTTACAGATATTGGTTTGTTAAGTGCGTCTGTTGCTCAGGATGTTGCTGATGAGCATAAAGGCACACAAGTGAATTTTGGTTGGGGAGTACCAGTTGAATTTGGCGATTTGACTATTTTCCCTGAAGTTAAAGCCAGTTGGGTAAGCGATAAACTGGTGAATCATTACTACGGTGTGACGACTAGCCAGGCTCGTGCAGGACGCGCTGCTTATCAGGGTGACAGTGCCTGGATTTATGGCTTTGGCGTATCCGCTGAGTATGCACTTAGCAAAGACTGGACTGTTATGGCAGCGGTTGAGTATGAAGCCTATAGTGATGAAATTACTGACAGTTCTATCGTTGATGAAGACGATTCTGTCGGTATGATGATGGGCATTCGTTACCAGTTTTAATTAACGTCCTCCCCTGACGTACTGGTATAAAAAAACGCTGCACATGCAGCGTTTTTTTAAGCCTGAATTTTATACCTCAGTGATGAGGTACTCAGGCCATTGCAGGGTAGCGATAGCACCGTCTTCAACATACTGTAATTCCAGTTGCCAGTTCAGTTTTTGACAGATTTGCTGTACCAGATGGATGCCCAGCCCAAAACTATTATCGCTGTCAGTGAGAGTAGCGCCTTCGTCATGATTTTCGATTCGCAGATACTGCTCACCGATTTCAATTTCGATACTACCTTCCTGGGTATGCTGAAAAGCATTGCGCAACAGATTGTTCAATACAATGCGTAAAGGTGTTACCGGAAGTATTTTATAACCGGAAAAAGTCTCTTGCAGGCTTAGCTCAACAGGTTTGCTTTCCAGTAAATATCCTAAATCTTCAACCAGTTCCTTAACCAGTTGGGCAGGTACTGCATTTTCCTGCTTCGGCGCGGTTTCATTTTCTCTGGATAGCCACAAGAGGGTTTCTGTCAGTTGCTGCATGCTGGCGTTGGCCCGGTTAACCCGCTCCAATGGGCGCTGCAGAGTTTGCGGCGGTTCCATGCGTGCAAGTAATTCCATATTGGCTTTTATAACGGCTATGGGCGTGCGTAATTCGTGGCTGGCGTTACGTAAAAAACGGTGTTCTTTTTCCAGTAAGTCGGCAATACGCAGAAAAGCGCTTTGTAACTGATTGGCTATCTGGTTAAGGTCATGGAAATAAAAATCCGGTACTGGTTGCTGCAATTTTTCGAAAGATAACTCTTTAGCCCATTTGGCCAGTGCGTCACTGCGACGGGTCAGACGGCGGCCATAGAGCCAGACTGCAAGAATCATCAGAAATACATAGCCGCCACCGACATACAGCCCGCTGTCGAACAGGCGATCGAATTCGTTACGTTGTTCCTGGGATAATTTATCGGCATCGAGATCTGCAACAGCATAAAGAATACGCTGATCGGGCAAACGGTGTGGATAAATAAGCAGAAAACGGGAGCCTTCCCAATCCAGGTCACCGTTAGGCGACCATTCCGTTTCAAGATACTCCCCGTCACGTAGTTCATCGAAAGGAATTATCTGATGATACAAATCCGGAGCAGCGCGCCAGTCATCAATGTAGAAGTTCAGCAGACCGGTATCCGGTAAAGTCGTCTCAGGATTATCGATATAGCGTGCTTCGAAATCCTCGATCTCGAATTGCATACTGAGCTGAACCATTTCTTCAAGACCACGGGTAATGCTGCGGTCTAAAAGCACGGTATAAATCAGAGCAGTGAAGAGCGTAAGGCTGACTATGAGCAGGCTGAATTGCCTGCGCATAGTACGTTTTCCGCGTTTAAACATCGCTTTCCCGTAATACAAATCCTTGTTGGGACAAAGTTTGAATCATTGCCTGGTCAAATGGTTTATCGACCTGCTGACGCAGGTTATACATGTGTACCTTCAGGCTGTTGGTATCCGGTGGGCTGTCCTGCCACAGGCTGTATTCCAGATCTTTACGGCTAACCGGATTAGGACTGGCGCGCATCAGGGTTTCTAGCAGTGTCCAGCAGCTGGGTGTTAGCTTCAGCGTTACATCGTCACGACTGGCATGGCGACTATCCAGGTTCAGGGTCAGGTTACCTACCTGGAGTTTACGTACCTGACCGCTGCGGCGAACTGCCAGAGAACGAATGCGCATTGTCAGCTCTTCCATGGCAAACGGCTTAACCAGATAGTCATCAGTGCCAGCCCGGAAGCCTGCTATTTTATCTTCCAGAGTATCCCTTGCCGTTAGCATAAGTATTGGCGTATCTATGCCTTGCTGGCGGAGTTTTTCGCAAAGGGTAATGCCGTCCATACGGGGCAGCATTAAATCCAGAACTAATACCTGATAACTGTTCTCAGTGGCCAGTTTCAGGCCTGACTGACCGTTATAGGCGTGATCACAGGTGATATTCTCCAGCGCCAGAAAATCAGCTGTAGAGCTGGCCAGATCAATGTCGTCTTCGACCAGCAAAATCTCAATACTAGGGTGTGTCATGAAATCAGTTCCTGAGGCTTGGCGGGAGCAGTAACCGATGCTAACTCCCGACTTTTCCGTTTTGTTGTTGCCGGTTTCAAATCTTCCCCGATCATGGTTAATGCCGGTATCAGTATCAGGGTTATCAGGGTAGCGAACAGAATACCATAGCCCATAGCGATTGCCGCAGGAATCAGGAATTGCGCTTGCTCTGAGGTTTCAAAGATCAGTGGTACCAGACCTGCGTAGGTTGTGATGGACGTCAGAAAGATAGCCCGCATCCGGCTACATCCGGCCTGAATCATTGCCAAGCGGGCGGGCATGCCGGCATTGCGTTGTTCGTTATAACGGCTAATCAGCAGCAGACTGTCGTTTACTACAACACCAGACAGAGCCAGAATTCCAAACAGTGACAGGATACTGAGAGGGATATCGTGAAGCCAGTGGCCAATTAGTGCGCCGACGACACCAAACGGAATGGCCGTCATGATCATCAGAGGCTGCAGGTATGATTTCAGCGGAATTGCCAGCAGAGCGTAAATTGCAATGAGAGCAATCAGAAAAGCGCCTTGCAGTGAGTTGCGTGTTTCGGCTTCTTCCTGAGCTTCGCCGCCGAGTTTTATTTCCACGCCAGGAAAATCCCGGCGTAACTGGCTGAAAAGCTCTGTATCCATTTCGTCCAGAATCAGTTGTGGTGAGGCAATTGCTTTATTTACATCAGCTGAGATGACGGCCACCCGACTACGGTTGACCCGGTAAATGTTAGTCGTAACGTAACGGCTGCTGATACGGGCCACACTTTCTAATGGCAGAACCTGTCCACTGGAGGTACGAATTCGGGCATCAGACAGGTTATCAATGCTTCGACGGGCATTATCCGGGTAGCGTAGTTTAACTTTTATGTCATCCTGGCCACGCTGGAAGCGCTGAACTTCAAAGCCCTGATAAGCCTGTTGGATTTGTGCGGCAATATTTTGTGCAGTAAGGCCCAGAGCTTCCCCCGCGGAGGTTAATTCTAAATCAATCTGTCCTTGGCCGGCCTTCAGGGTATTTTGAATAGCAGAGGTGCCTTCGTAGTTTTGTAAGGCAGATTCAACAGCCTGACTGGCTGCTTGCAGGGTTTGATTATCCTCGCTTCTGATTTCAATACTGATGTCATCATCACCTTCCCATGAGGTGACAAATTTTAGTTTTCTGACCGCTTCAAGCGTACCAATCCGGTCTTGCCAGCTGTCGGCAATATCCTGGGTGCTCAGTGGTCTGCTGGTCTGGCCAGACAGACCTGCTATCAGTGTTGCGCTGCTGGCGTCGGTCCAGATCGCCAAGTGTGTGACAGGTGCTTCATCCAACGCATATTGCTGCTGTAAATCACGGTTCAACTGGATGGCAGCCTGCTCGATCATCAGGGCCTGTTGCTGAACCAGTCCGAAGCCGGCATCTTCTTCCAGCTCTAACTGAACAGTAATGAAGTTACTTGGGATATCCGGGAAAAAAACCGCTTTGATTTTACCGGAAGGAACCATGCCGATAACCAGTACAAACAGACTAATGGCGATGATCACTGTGACATAGCGATATTCCAGTACCTGATGAATCAGTGGCCGGTACAGCTTTCGGGTAAAGTAGTTAAGGCCATTGCTCATAGTGCCCTGCAGTCTGCCCCAGCCCCGGCTGAGAGGATTGTTTAGGCTGGACTGCATTTTTAGATGTGCAAGGTGGGCAGGTAAAATCAGTTTGGATTCAAGTAACGAAAACGCCAGACAAAAAGCTGCAGCATAGGCGAAGAAACTGAATATTTTACCCATCTCGCCGTCGACCAGTGTCAGTGCCATGAATGCGACAATGGTAGTAAGTACCCCAAAAACAGTCGGAATAGTGACGCGTTGGGCCCCGGCAATTGTTGCTGCAACAGTTGCGCCGTGTTTCTCGCGGGACGCGTAGATACTTTCGCCAACTACTACCGCATCGTCTACAACTATCCCCAGAGCAATGATAAAGCCGAAAGTTGTCAGCTCGTTTAATGTCAGGTTAAACAGGCGGGCATCCATTAGCAGTAAGGCACCACAAAAAATAACCGGCAGGCCGATACCTACCCAGAAGGCAACTCTGACGTTAAGGAATAGCGCCAGCAACAGCATAACCAAACCAATACCCACGATACTGTTCTTCATCAGTAAGCTGAGACGGTCAGCGATATAAACGCTCTGATCATTCCAGATAACGGCTTCTATACCTGTGGGTAATTGAGGGCGAAATGCTTCTACTTCCTGCTGAACCTGTTCTGAGATCAGCATGATGTCGGAGGTGGTGTACATTTTTACATCCAGTCCGATTGTCGGCAGACCGTTATAACGGGAAAGCACCGGCGTTTGAGTATAACCGTCACTGACAGATGCCAGGTCTGCCAGCGTTATCCGCTGGCCGTCAGGAGTTTGTTTAATGAGAATTTGTTCAAATTGAGTTTGAAAATATGCCTGCTGATCGGCTTTTATGACCAGTGTGCCATCTGGGCTGAAAAGTTCACCACCGCGCTCATTCAGGGATGAGCCCTGAATGCGCGCTGCAATGTCTGCAATGCTGATACCCAGCGCCTGAAGACGGCTTTCATCAACCTGAATGGTGATTTCCGGTGTACGGTCACCGTTAGTATTCACCCGCTCAATAGCCGGGTTGTTTAAAAGCTGCTTGCGTAAACGTCGTGCGACCTCCTGCAAAGTAGCAGGGGCGGCATCGCCATATATTTGTACGCTAACGGCATCTTCCAGATAAGAGGCCTTGCTGACGACAGCCCGCTCGGCATTTTGTGGCAGAGTATTGATGCTGTCGACGCGGTTTTTTACGTCCCGGTAGAGTGTTTCCAGATCATATCCACTCATGCGTTCAATCGTGACGCTGGTACCAGAACCGTCTGAACTGCTGGTTACCTTTTTAATACCTTCGATGCCCTGCAAAGCTTCTTCAAGCTTGATTGCCAGACCTTCTTCGGCATTGGCGGCTGAACCGCTTTCGTAAACCACTGAAACTGTGACTGTATTCGGTGGTAAAGGTGGGAAAGCTTCTACGCGCAGATTCATAGCGGTCATTAGCCCTGCAATCAAAATCAGTGCCATCATCAGATTTGCAGCCACAGGATTGCGTGCAAACCAGGCTACCCAGCCTTTATCCGTATCATGAATCATTGGTCCGTCTCCGCGGTCACCTGAGCATCATCC
The DNA window shown above is from Aliamphritea ceti and carries:
- a CDS encoding MipA/OmpV family protein; translated protein: MKQQAKLVGLGTVGLVAGIWAGAGVAAESEPELNISLGLGIGSGESIYQGIDDETDVLPLFDIEYGNFYISGLEAGYTFYETETLSLYAAVAGDDLDGERTDSKQLRDMGDVDSGTNLVLGAEMFTDIGLLSASVAQDVADEHKGTQVNFGWGVPVEFGDLTIFPEVKASWVSDKLVNHYYGVTTSQARAGRAAYQGDSAWIYGFGVSAEYALSKDWTVMAAVEYEAYSDEITDSSIVDEDDSVGMMMGIRYQF
- a CDS encoding sensor histidine kinase, producing the protein MRRQFSLLIVSLTLFTALIYTVLLDRSITRGLEEMVQLSMQFEIEDFEARYIDNPETTLPDTGLLNFYIDDWRAAPDLYHQIIPFDELRDGEYLETEWSPNGDLDWEGSRFLLIYPHRLPDQRILYAVADLDADKLSQEQRNEFDRLFDSGLYVGGGYVFLMILAVWLYGRRLTRRSDALAKWAKELSFEKLQQPVPDFYFHDLNQIANQLQSAFLRIADLLEKEHRFLRNASHELRTPIAVIKANMELLARMEPPQTLQRPLERVNRANASMQQLTETLLWLSRENETAPKQENAVPAQLVKELVEDLGYLLESKPVELSLQETFSGYKILPVTPLRIVLNNLLRNAFQHTQEGSIEIEIGEQYLRIENHDEGATLTDSDNSFGLGIHLVQQICQKLNWQLELQYVEDGAIATLQWPEYLITEV
- a CDS encoding response regulator transcription factor; translation: MTHPSIEILLVEDDIDLASSTADFLALENITCDHAYNGQSGLKLATENSYQVLVLDLMLPRMDGITLCEKLRQQGIDTPILMLTARDTLEDKIAGFRAGTDDYLVKPFAMEELTMRIRSLAVRRSGQVRKLQVGNLTLNLDSRHASRDDVTLKLTPSCWTLLETLMRASPNPVSRKDLEYSLWQDSPPDTNSLKVHMYNLRQQVDKPFDQAMIQTLSQQGFVLRESDV
- a CDS encoding efflux RND transporter permease subunit gives rise to the protein MIHDTDKGWVAWFARNPVAANLMMALILIAGLMTAMNLRVEAFPPLPPNTVTVSVVYESGSAANAEEGLAIKLEEALQGIEGIKKVTSSSDGSGTSVTIERMSGYDLETLYRDVKNRVDSINTLPQNAERAVVSKASYLEDAVSVQIYGDAAPATLQEVARRLRKQLLNNPAIERVNTNGDRTPEITIQVDESRLQALGISIADIAARIQGSSLNERGGELFSPDGTLVIKADQQAYFQTQFEQILIKQTPDGQRITLADLASVSDGYTQTPVLSRYNGLPTIGLDVKMYTTSDIMLISEQVQQEVEAFRPQLPTGIEAVIWNDQSVYIADRLSLLMKNSIVGIGLVMLLLALFLNVRVAFWVGIGLPVIFCGALLLMDARLFNLTLNELTTFGFIIALGIVVDDAVVVGESIYASREKHGATVAATIAGAQRVTIPTVFGVLTTIVAFMALTLVDGEMGKIFSFFAYAAAFCLAFSLLESKLILPAHLAHLKMQSSLNNPLSRGWGRLQGTMSNGLNYFTRKLYRPLIHQVLEYRYVTVIIAISLFVLVIGMVPSGKIKAVFFPDIPSNFITVQLELEEDAGFGLVQQQALMIEQAAIQLNRDLQQQYALDEAPVTHLAIWTDASSATLIAGLSGQTSRPLSTQDIADSWQDRIGTLEAVRKLKFVTSWEGDDDISIEIRSEDNQTLQAASQAVESALQNYEGTSAIQNTLKAGQGQIDLELTSAGEALGLTAQNIAAQIQQAYQGFEVQRFQRGQDDIKVKLRYPDNARRSIDNLSDARIRTSSGQVLPLESVARISSRYVTTNIYRVNRSRVAVISADVNKAIASPQLILDEMDTELFSQLRRDFPGVEIKLGGEAQEEAETRNSLQGAFLIALIAIYALLAIPLKSYLQPLMIMTAIPFGVVGALIGHWLHDIPLSILSLFGILALSGVVVNDSLLLISRYNEQRNAGMPARLAMIQAGCSRMRAIFLTSITTYAGLVPLIFETSEQAQFLIPAAIAMGYGILFATLITLILIPALTMIGEDLKPATTKRKSRELASVTAPAKPQELIS